One window from the genome of Methylomarinovum caldicuralii encodes:
- the ltrA gene encoding group II intron reverse transcriptase/maturase: protein MGLSEGQMAGTSSQENISTRQRKLAELARIEPKLELTTIAHHIDVVWLEEAWRRTRKDGAAGVDGVTASQYAADLEENLTRLLERFKTGRYRAPAVRRVHLPKPGTGKTRPIGIPTLEDKVLQRAVLMALEPIFEQDFLDCAYGFRPGRSAHQALERLWGGLMAMGGGWVIDLDIQNFFDDVDRDRLRNFLGQRVRDGVICRVIGKWLNAGVMEGGQLHYPEQGTPQGGVISPLLANLYLHHVLDLWFEQTVKPRLQGSAFEVRFADDAVLVFEREEDARRVLAVLGKRLAKYGLRLHPDKTRLLDFRKPGRKGQSFQYLGFTHYWGRSRKGRWVVKRKTAQARLSRSLQAINHWCRMHRHWPVADQQAALSRKLKGHYAYYGIVGNSQSLARFLYEVRRRWYKWLSRRNRERMNWDHFGRLYKRYPLPPPRVVHGIARCVATP, encoded by the coding sequence ATGGGGCTTTCGGAGGGACAGATGGCCGGGACATCGAGCCAGGAGAACATCTCAACACGACAACGGAAGCTAGCGGAACTGGCCCGGATCGAACCGAAGCTGGAACTGACCACGATTGCCCACCACATCGACGTGGTGTGGCTGGAAGAAGCCTGGCGGCGCACCCGCAAGGACGGGGCCGCCGGGGTGGACGGCGTGACTGCATCCCAATACGCAGCCGACTTAGAGGAGAACCTGACGCGCCTGCTGGAACGGTTCAAGACCGGCCGGTATCGGGCGCCTGCGGTACGGCGCGTCCACCTGCCCAAGCCGGGAACGGGAAAGACCCGCCCGATCGGCATTCCCACGCTGGAAGACAAGGTGCTGCAACGGGCGGTGCTGATGGCGCTGGAACCCATCTTCGAGCAGGACTTTCTCGACTGCGCCTACGGGTTCCGGCCCGGACGCAGTGCCCACCAGGCCCTGGAGAGGCTATGGGGCGGGCTGATGGCCATGGGCGGTGGCTGGGTCATCGACCTGGACATCCAAAACTTCTTCGACGATGTGGACCGGGACCGGCTGCGGAACTTTCTGGGGCAGAGGGTGCGCGACGGCGTGATCTGCCGCGTGATCGGTAAATGGCTGAATGCCGGTGTCATGGAAGGCGGACAGCTTCACTACCCCGAACAAGGGACACCGCAAGGTGGGGTGATCTCCCCACTGCTGGCCAACCTCTACCTGCATCACGTGCTCGACCTGTGGTTCGAGCAGACGGTCAAACCGCGACTGCAAGGCAGCGCCTTCGAAGTCCGGTTCGCCGACGATGCGGTCCTGGTGTTCGAACGGGAAGAAGACGCCCGGCGGGTATTGGCCGTTCTGGGCAAGCGCCTGGCCAAATACGGCCTGCGCCTGCACCCGGACAAAACCCGCCTGCTCGACTTCAGAAAACCCGGACGGAAAGGCCAGAGCTTCCAATACCTGGGATTCACCCACTACTGGGGACGCTCAAGGAAAGGGCGTTGGGTCGTCAAACGCAAGACCGCCCAAGCCCGGCTCAGCCGCTCCCTGCAGGCGATCAACCACTGGTGCCGGATGCACCGCCACTGGCCGGTTGCAGACCAACAAGCGGCCCTGAGCCGCAAACTCAAGGGGCATTATGCCTACTATGGGATCGTCGGCAACAGCCAATCGCTGGCCCGCTTCCTGTACGAGGTCAGACGGCGCTGGTACAAATGGTTGTCCCGCCGCAACCGGGAACGGATGAACTGGGACCATTTTGGGCGGCTGTACAAACGATACCCACTCCCCCCACCGCGCGTGGTTCACGGAATTGCCCGTTGCGTAGCGACGCCATAG
- a CDS encoding glycosyltransferase family 4 protein, whose translation MRALLLTRNFPPLWGGMERLNLHLAAELAQRGPVRVVAPAGAAAHAPAGVEVAEVPGKPLWRFVSATSRVGVREAKRFRPDVILAGSGLTAFMTLAAARRSGALAAAYVHGLDLTVRHPLYRALWLPAIRRLDRVIANSRATAELARRIGVPDHRIAIVHPGVDMPVAGVEERRRQRRAFRAEHGLGERPLLLSVGRLTARKGVGRFVREVLPAIVKEVPEVCLVIVGDAPKDALAARAETPAMILETAEAAGVAENVRLLGFVPEIMLEAAFFAADVHVFPVRHLPDDPEGFGMVAVEAAAHGLPTVAYATGGVVDAVADGVSGRLVPPEDGAEFARAVVEMLKRPPAAEGIREFAAGFAWPRFGQAVFEALQP comes from the coding sequence ATGCGAGCCCTGCTGCTGACCCGTAATTTCCCTCCCCTCTGGGGCGGTATGGAGCGCCTCAACCTGCATCTGGCGGCGGAGCTGGCCCAGCGCGGTCCGGTGCGGGTCGTCGCCCCGGCAGGCGCTGCGGCACATGCGCCTGCGGGGGTGGAAGTCGCCGAGGTGCCCGGCAAGCCCCTGTGGCGGTTTGTAAGCGCCACCTCGCGGGTCGGGGTGCGGGAGGCGAAACGTTTCCGTCCCGATGTCATCCTGGCCGGCAGCGGCCTGACCGCGTTCATGACCCTGGCCGCCGCCAGACGCAGCGGCGCGCTGGCGGCCGCCTACGTCCACGGCCTGGATCTGACGGTGCGCCATCCCCTTTACCGGGCGCTGTGGCTGCCCGCCATCCGCCGCTTGGACCGGGTGATCGCCAACAGCCGGGCCACTGCGGAACTGGCCCGGCGCATCGGCGTGCCGGATCACCGCATCGCCATCGTCCATCCGGGGGTGGACATGCCGGTGGCCGGGGTGGAGGAACGCCGCCGGCAGCGCCGGGCGTTTCGTGCCGAACACGGTTTGGGGGAGCGGCCGCTGCTGCTGTCGGTGGGCCGGCTGACCGCCCGCAAGGGGGTGGGCCGCTTCGTGCGCGAGGTGTTGCCGGCGATCGTAAAAGAGGTGCCGGAAGTCTGTCTGGTTATCGTCGGCGATGCCCCCAAGGACGCGCTTGCCGCCCGTGCGGAAACCCCGGCCATGATCCTGGAGACGGCCGAAGCGGCGGGGGTGGCGGAGAACGTGCGTTTACTCGGTTTTGTGCCGGAAATCATGCTTGAAGCGGCGTTTTTCGCCGCCGATGTCCACGTCTTCCCGGTCCGCCATCTTCCGGACGACCCGGAGGGCTTCGGCATGGTGGCAGTGGAGGCGGCCGCCCACGGTCTGCCCACCGTCGCCTACGCCACCGGCGGGGTGGTGGATGCCGTCGCCGATGGCGTGTCCGGTCGCCTGGTGCCGCCGGAGGATGGGGCGGAATTCGCCCGCGCGGTTGTTGAGATGCTGAAGCGGCCACCGGCGGCGGAAGGCATCCGAGAGTTTGCGGCCGGATTTGCCTGGCCGCGGTTTGGGCAGGCAGTGTTCGAGGCGCTGCAGCCATGA
- a CDS encoding transposase, whose protein sequence is MRYSAERKEAVLKKMLPPNNRSIREIAEEEGISEATLYNWRKAARAEGRLLPDGDQTPAGWTAADKFAAVVETAALNEAELSAWCRGRGLYPEQIRQWRQACEQANDWDRTQNERLRQARKTDQQRLKELERDLKKKEKALAETAALLVLSKKAEAIWGDGEDA, encoded by the coding sequence ATGCGTTATTCCGCTGAGCGCAAAGAGGCGGTGCTGAAGAAGATGCTGCCGCCGAACAACCGAAGTATCCGGGAGATTGCCGAGGAGGAAGGGATCTCGGAGGCGACCTTGTACAACTGGCGCAAGGCTGCGCGTGCCGAGGGCCGGCTGTTGCCAGACGGTGATCAGACACCGGCCGGTTGGACAGCGGCAGACAAGTTCGCTGCCGTGGTCGAGACAGCGGCACTGAACGAGGCCGAGTTGTCGGCCTGGTGCCGGGGGCGGGGCCTTTACCCGGAGCAGATCCGGCAATGGCGTCAGGCCTGTGAACAGGCCAACGACTGGGACCGGACACAAAACGAACGGCTCAGGCAGGCGCGTAAGACAGATCAGCAGCGCCTCAAGGAGCTGGAGCGCGATCTGAAGAAGAAGGAAAAGGCCCTGGCCGAGACGGCAGCGCTGCTGGTGCTGTCAAAAAAAGCCGAGGCGATCTGGGGGGACGGAGAGGACGCATGA
- the ltrA gene encoding group II intron reverse transcriptase/maturase yields the protein MGLSEGQMAGTSSQENISTRQRKLAELARIEPKLELTTIAHHIDVVWLEEAWRRTRKDGAAGVDGVTASQYAADLEENLTRLLERFKTGRYRAPAVRRVHLPKPGTGKTRPIGIPTLEDKVLQRAVLMALEPIFEQDFLDCAYGFRPGRSAHQALERLWGGLMAMGGGWVIDLDIQNFFDDVDRDRLRNFLGQRVRDGVICRVIGKWLNAGVMEGGQLHYPEQGTPQGGVISPLLANLYLHHVLDLWFEQTVKPRLQGSAFEVRFADDAVLVFKREEDARRVLAVLGKRLAKYGLRLHPDKTRLLDFRKPGRKGQSFQYLGFTHYWGRSRKGRWVVKRKTAQARLSRSLQAINHWCRMHRHWPVADQQAALSRKLKGHYAYYGIVGNSQSLARFLYEVRRRWYKWLSRRNRERMNWDHFGRLYKRYPLPPPRVVHGIARCVATP from the coding sequence ATGGGGCTTTCGGAGGGACAGATGGCCGGGACATCGAGCCAGGAGAACATCTCAACACGACAACGGAAGCTAGCGGAACTGGCCCGGATCGAACCGAAGCTGGAACTGACCACGATTGCCCACCACATCGACGTGGTGTGGCTGGAAGAAGCCTGGCGGCGCACCCGCAAGGACGGGGCCGCCGGGGTGGACGGCGTGACTGCATCCCAATACGCAGCCGACTTAGAGGAGAACCTGACGCGCCTGCTGGAACGGTTCAAGACCGGCCGGTATCGGGCGCCTGCGGTACGGCGCGTCCACCTGCCCAAGCCGGGAACGGGAAAGACCCGCCCGATCGGCATTCCCACGCTGGAAGACAAGGTGCTGCAACGGGCGGTGCTGATGGCGCTGGAACCCATCTTCGAGCAGGACTTTCTCGACTGCGCCTACGGGTTCCGGCCCGGACGCAGTGCCCACCAGGCCCTGGAGAGGCTATGGGGCGGGCTGATGGCCATGGGCGGTGGCTGGGTCATCGACCTGGACATCCAAAACTTCTTCGACGACGTGGACCGGGACCGGCTGCGGAACTTTCTGGGGCAGAGGGTGCGCGACGGCGTGATCTGCCGCGTGATCGGTAAATGGCTGAATGCCGGTGTCATGGAAGGCGGACAGCTTCACTACCCCGAACAAGGGACACCGCAAGGTGGGGTGATCTCCCCACTGCTGGCCAACCTCTACCTGCATCACGTGCTCGACCTGTGGTTCGAGCAGACGGTCAAACCGCGACTGCAAGGCAGCGCCTTCGAAGTCCGGTTCGCCGACGATGCGGTCCTGGTGTTCAAACGGGAAGAAGACGCCCGGCGGGTATTGGCCGTTCTGGGCAAGCGCCTGGCCAAATACGGCCTGCGCCTGCACCCGGACAAAACCCGCCTGCTCGACTTCAGAAAACCCGGACGGAAAGGCCAGAGCTTCCAATACCTGGGATTCACCCACTACTGGGGACGCTCAAGGAAAGGGCGTTGGGTCGTCAAACGCAAGACCGCCCAAGCCCGGCTCAGCCGCTCCCTGCAGGCGATCAACCACTGGTGCCGGATGCACCGCCACTGGCCGGTTGCAGACCAACAAGCGGCCCTGAGCCGCAAACTCAAGGGGCATTATGCCTACTATGGGATCGTCGGCAACAGCCAATCGCTGGCCCGCTTCCTGTACGAGGTCAGACGGCGCTGGTACAAATGGTTGTCCCGCCGCAACCGGGAACGGATGAACTGGGACCATTTTGGGCGGCTGTACAAACGATACCCACTCCCCCCACCGCGCGTGGTTCACGGAATTGCCCGTTGCGTAGCGACGCCATAG
- a CDS encoding transposase, whose translation MRYSAERKEAVLKKMLPPNNRSIREIAEEEGISEATLYNWRKAARAEGRLLPDGDQTPAGWTAADKFAAVVETAALNEAELSAWCRGRGLYPEQIRQWRQACEQANDWDRTQNERLRQAPSVRIDVAPRMWDSNWNQERAN comes from the coding sequence ATGCGTTATTCCGCTGAGCGCAAAGAGGCGGTGCTGAAGAAGATGCTGCCGCCGAACAACCGAAGTATCCGGGAGATTGCCGAGGAGGAAGGGATCTCGGAGGCGACCTTGTACAACTGGCGCAAGGCTGCGCGTGCCGAGGGCCGGCTGTTGCCAGACGGTGATCAGACACCGGCCGGTTGGACAGCGGCAGACAAGTTCGCTGCCGTGGTCGAGACAGCGGCACTGAACGAGGCCGAGTTGTCGGCCTGGTGCCGGGGGCGGGGCCTTTACCCGGAGCAGATCCGGCAATGGCGTCAGGCCTGTGAACAGGCCAACGACTGGGACCGGACACAAAACGAACGGCTCAGGCAGGCCCCCTCTGTCAGGATAGATGTCGCCCCACGGATGTGGGATTCTAATTGGAACCAAGAGAGGGCGAATTGA
- a CDS encoding FitA-like ribbon-helix-helix domain-containing protein — translation MASITLKNIPDDLYERLKAAAQAHHRSINSELIRCLEVVLKPRPVSPEERLERLRRIRPAIPPSAVAPEEIQQAIDQGRP, via the coding sequence ATGGCTTCCATCACGCTCAAGAACATCCCCGACGACCTGTACGAACGCCTCAAGGCCGCGGCCCAGGCCCATCACCGCTCCATCAACAGCGAGCTGATCCGCTGTCTGGAAGTGGTCCTGAAACCGCGCCCCGTTTCCCCCGAGGAACGGCTGGAGCGGCTGCGCCGGATACGCCCGGCCATTCCGCCGTCTGCCGTAGCGCCAGAGGAGATCCAGCAGGCCATCGACCAAGGTCGACCGTGA
- a CDS encoding helix-turn-helix domain-containing protein — translation MISNPDRRQTIELIERAMAQGASQHKACELLGISARTYQRWTREGGVKADARPDAERPVPANRLTEEERARILAVCNQPAYSHLPPSQIVPMLADQGEYIASESSFVPVHCARPSLEKEEVM, via the coding sequence ATGATCAGCAACCCGGATCGCCGCCAAACCATTGAGCTGATCGAACGAGCCATGGCACAAGGCGCGTCACAACACAAAGCCTGTGAACTGCTGGGCATCAGTGCCCGGACCTATCAACGCTGGACCCGTGAAGGGGGCGTGAAGGCAGACGCCCGTCCTGATGCGGAACGGCCCGTCCCTGCCAACCGCCTGACGGAAGAAGAACGTGCCCGTATCCTGGCCGTGTGCAACCAACCGGCCTACAGCCACCTGCCACCATCACAGATCGTGCCGATGTTGGCCGATCAAGGCGAATACATCGCCTCGGAATCGAGCTTCGTACCCGTTCATTGCGCCAGGCCAAGCCTGGAGAAGGAGGAAGTTATGTAG
- a CDS encoding type II toxin-antitoxin system VapC family toxin has product MIVADTNLIAYLAMPSPYTEAAERLLVREPEWVAPVLWRSEFRNVLALYLRKGLIRFEQALDIQAEMESLFQGKEYEVASLDVLSLVNQSECSAYDCEFVALAKGLGVKLVTMDHKLVSCFPDTATLLTDLKP; this is encoded by the coding sequence GTGATCGTCGCCGACACCAATCTCATCGCCTATCTGGCGATGCCGTCCCCCTATACCGAAGCCGCGGAGCGGCTGCTGGTCCGCGAGCCGGAATGGGTGGCGCCCGTCCTCTGGCGCAGCGAATTCCGCAACGTCCTCGCGCTCTATCTGCGCAAGGGGTTGATCCGCTTCGAACAGGCGCTGGATATCCAAGCCGAGATGGAATCGCTGTTCCAGGGCAAGGAGTACGAGGTGGCCTCTCTGGACGTCCTCTCGCTGGTCAATCAAAGCGAGTGCTCGGCCTACGATTGCGAATTCGTGGCACTCGCCAAGGGGCTGGGCGTCAAGCTGGTGACCATGGATCACAAACTGGTGTCTTGTTTCCCCGATACGGCGACGCTTCTGACCGACCTCAAGCCGTAG
- a CDS encoding DUF3489 domain-containing protein: protein MKLTATQERILHAAAGRPSGDIEPLPPNVNAGIRQRVIDGLLKRGLIEFKGGYHRISAAGFEAIGKAPRSGSYRSGTKQARMIELMRRPEGASIDEIAQETGWLPHTVRGTMTNALKKRLGMTIVSHKDEGQPRRYRIA from the coding sequence ATGAAACTCACCGCCACCCAGGAACGCATCCTTCACGCCGCCGCCGGACGCCCCAGCGGCGACATCGAGCCGCTGCCGCCCAACGTGAACGCCGGTATCCGCCAGCGGGTGATCGACGGCCTGCTGAAGCGCGGACTGATCGAATTCAAAGGCGGCTACCACCGCATCAGCGCGGCCGGCTTCGAGGCCATCGGCAAGGCGCCGCGCTCGGGAAGCTACCGGAGCGGCACCAAGCAGGCGCGGATGATCGAGCTGATGCGCCGGCCCGAGGGCGCCAGCATCGACGAGATCGCCCAGGAGACCGGATGGCTGCCCCATACGGTGCGCGGCACCATGACCAACGCGCTCAAGAAGCGCCTCGGCATGACCATCGTCTCGCACAAGGATGAGGGCCAGCCCCGTCGGTACCGGATCGCCTGA
- a CDS encoding 6-hydroxymethylpterin diphosphokinase MptE-like protein has translation MAKFRKLKCLKNRHHGERAVIVCNGPSLNRMDLGFLRNEIVIGLNKIFLGFEEFDFYPNYYVAVNRKVIEQSVSQIKSMDCVKFISYSSSDLIPSDDLTYYVQTERPIDRFSRDISQGVHEGWTVTYVALQIAYYLGFKEIIIIGMDHRYEYTGAPNESRKMSGPDYNHFSPDYFRGQTWDNPDLFHSEESYRIARAEFEKDGRRIIDATLDGACTVFEKADYREVFGLNVTLLPTSSSFS, from the coding sequence ATGGCCAAGTTTAGAAAATTGAAATGTCTTAAAAATCGTCATCATGGTGAACGTGCCGTTATTGTCTGTAACGGCCCGTCTTTAAATCGAATGGATCTTGGTTTTTTACGGAATGAAATTGTTATAGGGTTAAATAAGATATTCTTGGGATTTGAAGAATTTGATTTTTATCCAAATTATTATGTTGCGGTAAACCGCAAGGTTATAGAACAATCCGTAAGTCAAATCAAGAGCATGGACTGTGTTAAGTTTATTAGCTATTCTAGCTCGGATTTAATTCCCTCTGACGACTTGACTTACTATGTTCAAACTGAAAGGCCTATAGATCGCTTTTCCAGAGATATATCGCAGGGGGTGCATGAGGGGTGGACGGTTACCTATGTTGCGTTGCAGATAGCTTATTATCTTGGGTTTAAAGAGATTATTATTATAGGCATGGATCATCGCTATGAGTATACTGGTGCACCAAATGAATCTAGAAAGATGAGTGGTCCCGATTATAACCACTTTTCTCCTGATTATTTCCGTGGCCAAACTTGGGATAATCCAGATCTCTTTCATTCCGAAGAGTCTTACCGCATCGCCCGTGCCGAATTTGAAAAAGATGGTCGCCGCATTATCGACGCCACGCTCGATGGTGCCTGCACCGTCTTCGAGAAGGCTGATTACCGCGAGGTGTTTGGGTTGAACGTCACCCTATTACCCACATCTTCCTCCTTCTCATAG
- a CDS encoding DNA methyltransferase: MITRDLTSSKSRDIVLDPFGGSGSTLIACEKSGRRARLIELDPRYVDVIVRRWQEYTGSEAVLEGSGESLEEIAALRTAEATA, from the coding sequence ATGATCACACGGGACCTGACATCCTCCAAGTCGCGGGACATCGTGCTCGATCCCTTCGGCGGATCGGGCTCAACCCTGATCGCCTGCGAGAAGTCGGGACGTCGCGCCCGCCTCATCGAACTCGATCCCAGGTACGTGGACGTGATCGTGCGGCGCTGGCAGGAGTACACGGGCAGCGAGGCCGTGCTCGAGGGCAGCGGCGAAAGCCTTGAAGAAATCGCGGCGCTCCGGACCGCCGAGGCTACGGCTTGA
- a CDS encoding ABC transporter ATP-binding protein produces the protein MLDSLRKLFALLNATERFGFMALVGIMLFEAVLEIASLYLVPAYVGLLAYPERVARYLPPQFAHLERMDALLWASAVVVGFFSLKLLINTGATWIKTRYAQNRALRFSQRLYAGYLKAPYEYHLRHNSAQLQRNLNNESIQLAERVLVPLLEMATQGVIIAAVLTAFLFYIPYRPLALLLGCLGFAAWVVWRQQRKVRAAGRQAQVLRGRLVQHVNEGLGCVKEIKLLGREDHFLRRFHDDFAALMQQERYARVLALKFIPGWVELATIFALAGMVLLLFRQGNSAGQVLQIVTVCAVGLARLKGALSGFMSQYSQMQHYRAALDVIHRDIQALESQPQVQVEKAPSRFTFQALELKNVHYRYPGAAADTLKGINLTIHKGEAIGFVGKTGAGKSTLIDVILGLLVPREGEILLNGGPLQPQLRDWQRRIGYVPQMLSLVDGTLRENIALGIEGEHIDEIALKRAVKQAQLQELVDRLPDGLDTVIGERGIRLSGGQRQRVAIARALYHDPEVLVLDEGTSALDVETEREVIRAVENLRGQVTILMIAHRLMTLDKCDRRIVLEEGGIAREVNERCIA, from the coding sequence ATGCTGGACAGCCTCAGAAAACTGTTCGCCCTGCTGAATGCCACCGAGCGCTTCGGTTTCATGGCCCTGGTGGGGATCATGCTGTTCGAGGCGGTTCTCGAAATCGCCAGCCTGTACCTGGTGCCGGCCTATGTCGGCCTGCTGGCCTATCCCGAGCGGGTGGCTCGCTATCTGCCGCCGCAGTTCGCGCACCTGGAGCGCATGGATGCGTTGCTGTGGGCCTCCGCTGTGGTGGTGGGTTTTTTCTCCCTCAAACTGCTCATCAATACCGGCGCGACCTGGATCAAGACCCGCTACGCCCAGAACCGCGCCCTGCGCTTCAGCCAGCGCTTGTACGCCGGCTATCTCAAGGCGCCTTACGAATATCACCTGCGCCATAACAGCGCCCAGTTGCAGCGCAATCTCAACAACGAGAGCATCCAACTGGCCGAACGGGTGCTGGTGCCGCTACTGGAGATGGCTACGCAGGGTGTCATCATCGCCGCGGTACTGACGGCTTTTCTGTTCTACATCCCCTATCGACCGTTGGCGTTGCTTTTGGGCTGTCTGGGGTTTGCCGCCTGGGTGGTTTGGCGGCAACAGCGCAAGGTGCGGGCGGCCGGCCGGCAGGCACAGGTGCTGCGGGGCCGGTTGGTGCAGCATGTCAACGAAGGACTGGGCTGTGTCAAGGAAATCAAGCTGCTGGGGCGGGAGGATCACTTCCTGCGCCGGTTCCACGACGATTTCGCTGCTCTCATGCAGCAGGAGCGTTATGCTCGGGTATTGGCGTTGAAGTTTATTCCCGGCTGGGTGGAGCTGGCGACGATCTTCGCCTTGGCGGGCATGGTGCTGCTGCTGTTCCGCCAGGGCAACAGCGCCGGGCAGGTGCTGCAGATCGTCACCGTCTGCGCGGTCGGGCTGGCCCGTCTCAAGGGCGCCCTGTCGGGTTTCATGTCCCAGTACAGCCAGATGCAGCATTACCGGGCGGCCCTGGATGTGATCCACCGGGACATTCAGGCGCTGGAATCCCAGCCGCAAGTCCAGGTGGAGAAGGCTCCGTCCCGCTTCACTTTCCAGGCATTGGAACTGAAAAATGTTCATTACCGCTATCCCGGCGCGGCGGCGGACACCCTCAAGGGCATCAACCTGACGATCCACAAAGGGGAGGCGATCGGTTTCGTGGGCAAGACCGGCGCCGGCAAATCGACGCTCATCGACGTGATCCTGGGGCTTTTGGTGCCACGGGAGGGAGAAATTCTGTTGAACGGCGGGCCGTTGCAACCACAATTGCGGGACTGGCAGCGCCGCATCGGTTACGTGCCGCAGATGTTGTCGCTGGTAGACGGCACCCTGCGGGAGAACATTGCCTTGGGTATCGAGGGGGAGCATATCGATGAAATCGCCTTGAAGCGGGCGGTGAAGCAGGCCCAACTGCAGGAGTTGGTGGACCGTCTGCCGGATGGCCTGGACACTGTCATCGGCGAGCGGGGCATTCGCCTGTCCGGCGGACAGCGCCAGCGGGTGGCCATCGCCAGGGCCTTGTATCACGATCCGGAAGTTCTGGTGCTTGACGAAGGGACTTCGGCGTTGGATGTGGAGACGGAAAGGGAAGTGATACGGGCGGTGGAAAACCTGCGGGGACAGGTGACCATCCTCATGATTGCCCATCGTTTGATGACGCTGGATAAATGTGACCGGCGGATTGTGCTGGAGGAGGGGGGAATAGCGCGGGAAGTAAATGAGCGGTGTATTGCATGA